DNA from Campylobacter lari:
TTTTTACAAGAAAAAAATATTACTTTTGAAGACTTAGGTCCTTTTAGTGAGGATCGTTGTGATTATCCTGATTATGCACATTTATTAAGCTCTAAAATAAACGAAAAAAGTTTTGGAATTTTAGTGTGCGGATCAGGAATTGGTATGAGTATAGCAGCAAATCGTCATAAAAATATACGCTGTGCTTTATGTAATGAATCTTTAAGCGCTAAACTTTCAAGAGAACATAATGATGCAAATGTTTTAGCACTAGGAGCTAGATTAATAGGGGTTGATATGGCTTTTGAAATTATCTCAAATTTTATCAACACTTCTTTTAGCGGCGGAAGACATTGCGCAAGAATTAGCAAAATAGAGGAAAGATTATGATCTTAAGTTGGCTTGTATTAACTGTATTAATTTGTATTAGTATTTATATGACTATTATGCTACTTTATTATAAAACCCTGCTTCATAAAGAAAAAGTGGCAAAAGAATTTATAAAAAACAACCTTGATGATACTGAAATTGTTATTAGAAAACTACAAGTACAACTTCAAAGAAGTTTGGGTAATATTGATATTTTAACTGAAGAATTAAACAAAAGCAAAGCAGACTTAACCTCTCTTAGAACAAGAAATTCACAATATCGTATTGAAAATGAAAAACTAAGACAAAGAATCAAAGAATTAGAAGCAAAAA
Protein-coding regions in this window:
- the rpiB gene encoding ribose 5-phosphate isomerase B — its product is MLREKIYIASDHAGFILKQEITKFLQEKNITFEDLGPFSEDRCDYPDYAHLLSSKINEKSFGILVCGSGIGMSIAANRHKNIRCALCNESLSAKLSREHNDANVLALGARLIGVDMAFEIISNFINTSFSGGRHCARISKIEERL